Proteins co-encoded in one Arthrobacter sp. ERGS1:01 genomic window:
- a CDS encoding amino acid permease, protein MLHEAGNGSDGRKLVRSFGVLQLTMISVGATLGTGILVILGDSIPLAGPAVFISFLIAGIAALLSAVSYAEMAGMVPVSGSSYSYTYVTLGEGMAWICGWCLVLEYAVSVAAVAVGAGQYINESVAGFGWALPDFISQPPGSGGFLNLPAMAIVLLAMFLLVRGAKESAIINTVIVLVKIVILLFFCAIAFTAFNAGNFSPLMPMGAAGVSAAASRVFFSYIGFDAASTAGEEAKNPQRDLPRAIMLSMLIVTSLYVLVAVAAVGARQWTWFAGTQAALVQILLEITHQPWMGLVFSVGAVLAIASIVLTVLYGQTRILMSMSRDGLVPKIFGRISEKRGTPVAGTLIVGVAVALTAGLIPLGALADATSIGTLFAFALVNIAVIYLRRKRPELKRSYRVAFYPVTPILGSLMCIYLMANLGGVTWIVFIAWMLVGLLAYFGYGRRNSRVAALTEAEYQELSARPLEPSDFDSTDFDSTDLDSTDMPDATAAVASGPTTKATRHD, encoded by the coding sequence ATGCTCCATGAGGCCGGCAACGGTTCCGACGGCCGCAAGCTGGTGCGCAGCTTTGGCGTGCTCCAGCTGACCATGATCAGCGTTGGGGCCACCCTCGGCACCGGCATCCTGGTGATCCTGGGCGATTCCATTCCGCTGGCCGGGCCGGCCGTGTTCATCTCCTTCCTGATCGCCGGCATCGCCGCGTTGTTGTCGGCGGTTTCCTACGCCGAGATGGCGGGCATGGTGCCGGTCTCGGGATCCAGCTATTCCTACACCTACGTCACCCTGGGTGAGGGCATGGCCTGGATCTGCGGCTGGTGCCTGGTCCTCGAATACGCCGTCTCCGTGGCCGCCGTGGCCGTCGGAGCCGGACAGTACATCAACGAATCCGTGGCCGGATTCGGCTGGGCACTCCCCGATTTCATCTCCCAGCCGCCGGGCTCCGGCGGATTCCTGAACCTGCCGGCCATGGCCATCGTGCTCCTGGCCATGTTCCTGTTGGTGCGCGGCGCCAAGGAAAGCGCCATCATCAACACCGTGATCGTGCTCGTGAAGATCGTGATCCTGCTGTTCTTCTGCGCCATCGCCTTCACTGCGTTCAACGCCGGCAACTTCAGCCCGCTCATGCCCATGGGGGCCGCCGGCGTTTCCGCCGCCGCATCCCGCGTGTTCTTCTCCTACATCGGCTTCGACGCAGCCTCCACCGCCGGCGAGGAGGCGAAGAACCCGCAGCGCGACCTGCCCCGGGCCATCATGCTCTCCATGCTGATCGTCACGAGCTTGTACGTCCTGGTGGCCGTGGCCGCCGTCGGCGCCCGCCAGTGGACCTGGTTTGCCGGCACGCAGGCCGCCCTGGTCCAGATCCTGCTCGAGATCACCCACCAGCCGTGGATGGGCCTGGTGTTCTCCGTGGGCGCCGTGCTCGCCATCGCCAGCATTGTGCTGACCGTGCTGTACGGCCAGACCCGGATCCTGATGTCCATGTCCCGCGACGGCCTGGTGCCGAAAATCTTTGGCCGCATCTCCGAAAAGCGCGGAACCCCCGTGGCCGGCACGCTGATCGTTGGCGTCGCCGTCGCCCTGACGGCCGGGCTGATCCCGCTCGGGGCCCTGGCGGACGCAACGAGCATCGGCACCCTGTTCGCCTTCGCGCTCGTGAACATCGCGGTGATCTACCTGCGCCGCAAGCGCCCCGAACTCAAGCGCAGCTACCGGGTGGCGTTCTACCCCGTCACGCCCATCCTCGGCTCGCTCATGTGCATCTACCTCATGGCCAACCTGGGCGGCGTCACCTGGATCGTGTTCATCGCGTGGATGCTGGTGGGCCTGCTCGCCTACTTCGGCTACGGCCGCCGCAACTCCCGCGTGGCCGCGCTGACCGAGGCCGAATACCAGGAGCTGTCCGCCCGGCCCCTTGAGCCCAGCGATTTTGATTCCACCGACTTTGACTCCACCGACTTAGATTCCACCGACATGCCCGACGCCACAGCAGCCGTCGCATCGGGCCCCACGACGAAAGCCACGCGCCATGACTGA
- the glyA gene encoding serine hydroxymethyltransferase, giving the protein MSFTPTQSVTNAPLSELDPEIAAVLKDELGRQRDTLEMIASENFAPRAVLEAQGSVLTNKYAEGYPGRRYYGGCEYVDVAENLAIERVKSLFGAEYANVQPHSGAQANAAALAAMIKPGEKILGLSLAHGGHLTHGMKLNFSGKLYDVAAYQVEEDTFRIDMDKLREQAIAEKPQVIIAGWSAYPRHLDFAAFRSIADEVGALLWTDMAHFAGLVAAGLHPSPVPYSDVVTSTVHKTLSGPRSGVILAKQEWAKKLNSAVFPGQQGGPLMHVIAAKAVAFKVAAGEEFAERQARVLEGAKIIAERLNAADVAEAGVSVLTGGTDVHLVLVDLRNSQLDGQQAEDLLHSVGITVNRNAVPFDPRPPMVTSGLRIGTPALATRGFGAAEFTEVAEIIAAALKGGADVDALSARVKALAADFPLYPGQEEW; this is encoded by the coding sequence GTGTCTTTTACCCCCACCCAGTCCGTGACCAATGCCCCGCTCTCCGAGCTGGACCCCGAGATCGCCGCCGTCCTGAAGGACGAGTTGGGCCGCCAGCGCGACACGCTGGAAATGATCGCTTCCGAAAACTTTGCCCCCCGCGCCGTCCTTGAGGCCCAGGGCTCCGTGCTGACCAACAAGTACGCCGAAGGCTACCCGGGACGCCGCTACTACGGCGGCTGCGAATACGTCGACGTCGCCGAGAATCTGGCGATCGAGCGCGTGAAGAGCCTGTTCGGCGCCGAGTACGCCAACGTCCAGCCGCACTCCGGCGCCCAGGCCAACGCCGCCGCCCTTGCCGCCATGATCAAGCCGGGCGAGAAGATCCTTGGCCTGTCGCTGGCGCACGGCGGCCACCTGACCCACGGCATGAAGCTGAACTTCTCCGGCAAGCTGTACGACGTCGCCGCCTACCAGGTCGAGGAAGACACCTTCCGCATCGACATGGACAAGCTGCGCGAGCAGGCCATCGCCGAGAAGCCCCAGGTCATCATCGCCGGCTGGTCCGCCTACCCGCGCCATCTGGACTTTGCCGCGTTCCGCTCCATCGCCGACGAGGTTGGCGCGCTCCTGTGGACGGACATGGCCCACTTTGCCGGCCTGGTCGCCGCCGGCCTGCACCCGTCACCGGTGCCGTACTCCGACGTCGTCACCTCCACGGTGCACAAGACCCTTTCCGGCCCGCGCTCCGGCGTGATCCTGGCCAAGCAGGAATGGGCCAAGAAGCTGAACTCCGCAGTCTTCCCGGGACAGCAGGGCGGACCGCTCATGCATGTCATCGCCGCCAAGGCCGTGGCCTTCAAGGTTGCTGCCGGTGAGGAATTCGCCGAGCGCCAGGCCCGCGTCCTGGAAGGCGCCAAGATCATCGCCGAGCGCCTGAACGCCGCCGATGTTGCCGAGGCCGGCGTGTCCGTGCTGACCGGTGGCACCGACGTGCACCTGGTGCTCGTCGACCTGCGCAACTCGCAGCTGGACGGCCAGCAGGCCGAGGACCTCCTGCACAGCGTCGGCATCACCGTGAACCGCAACGCCGTCCCGTTCGACCCCCGCCCGCCGATGGTCACCTCCGGCCTGCGGATCGGCACCCCGGCCCTGGCCACCCGCGGCTTCGGCGCAGCGGAGTTCACCGAGGTTGCCGAGATCATCGCCGCAGCTCTGAAGGGCGGCGCCGACGTCGACGCCCTCAGCGCCCGCGTCAAGGCCCTCGCCGCCGACTTCCCGCTCTACCCCGGTCAGGAAGAATGGTAA
- the purU gene encoding formyltetrahydrofolate deformylase, with protein MTDTTFPGLPTGFVLTLSCADQPGIVHAVSGSLLEAGCNITDSQQYGNPDTGTFFMRVAVETSTSFSRLREHLESVAGQFGLNWQLHRAGAPVRTLILASKAAHCINDLLFLQRSGTLPIEIPAIVSNHRDLEPLANFYGIPFYYIPVTPETKADAEAELLALVAEHEVELVVLARYMQVLSDDLCKHLAGKAINIHHSFLPSFKGAKPYHQAHARGVKIIGATAHYVTAALDEGPIIEQEVIRVAHGHSVEKFVSVGRAVEARTLAQAVQWHAEHRVLLDGTRTVVFD; from the coding sequence GTGACTGACACGACATTCCCAGGCCTCCCCACCGGTTTTGTGTTGACGCTTTCCTGCGCCGACCAGCCCGGCATTGTCCACGCCGTTTCCGGCTCGCTCCTGGAGGCCGGGTGCAATATCACCGACTCCCAGCAGTACGGCAACCCGGACACCGGAACATTCTTCATGCGCGTTGCCGTGGAAACCTCGACGTCGTTCAGCCGGCTCCGCGAGCACCTCGAGAGTGTTGCCGGGCAGTTTGGGCTCAACTGGCAGCTGCACCGCGCCGGCGCCCCGGTGCGCACCCTGATCCTGGCGTCCAAGGCCGCGCATTGCATCAACGACCTGCTGTTCCTGCAGCGCTCAGGCACCCTGCCCATTGAGATTCCCGCCATCGTCTCCAACCACCGGGACCTTGAGCCGTTGGCCAATTTCTACGGCATCCCCTTCTACTACATCCCGGTCACACCGGAGACGAAGGCCGACGCCGAGGCGGAGCTGCTGGCGCTCGTGGCCGAGCACGAGGTCGAGCTGGTGGTCCTGGCCCGCTACATGCAGGTGCTCTCCGACGATCTGTGCAAGCACCTGGCCGGCAAGGCCATCAACATCCACCACTCCTTCCTGCCGTCCTTCAAGGGCGCCAAGCCCTACCACCAGGCGCATGCCCGCGGCGTGAAGATCATTGGCGCCACGGCACACTACGTGACCGCGGCGCTGGATGAGGGACCCATCATCGAACAGGAAGTGATCCGGGTGGCCCACGGGCACTCCGTGGAAAAGTTCGTGTCCGTGGGCCGTGCCGTGGAGGCCCGTACCCTGGCCCAGGCCGTGCAGTGGCACGCCGAACATCGCGTGCTCCTGGACGGCACCCGCACGGTGGTCTTCGACTAA
- a CDS encoding sensor histidine kinase, which translates to MRSARRGPPIGVVVVLAALIQLGGTHVAATHQPLAHRLDGLAYALLLAGPLLLLLRRRAPEAMLGAVALVTGAYFALGYPLGPAPLSLALAIILATAARRRVFSWSVTAAVVVAVFTWALLHGGEQGLIPATAAAAWLVIMVLIGEAVRANRERQATRRAQAEARKLRAQDEYRLALARDIHDVVAHSLSMINVRASVALHLADRDPEQLRPALEAIKTASKESLVQVRELLGVLREDAPLSPQLTLAQLPELIAEARHSGLDVTLAYDGDAAALSARLGPERQAVIYRVVQEAVTNAIRHSGGAHIAVRLGPAVRDTLNIAVDDDGDGRQGAPEGNGLRGLRERVEGVGGSVDVVELNPGLGIRVAVPLGSSLGAPEAGRP; encoded by the coding sequence ATGAGAAGTGCGCGCAGGGGTCCGCCAATAGGCGTCGTGGTGGTGCTTGCCGCGCTCATCCAACTCGGGGGCACCCATGTGGCGGCGACCCACCAACCGCTCGCGCACCGGCTGGACGGGCTCGCCTACGCGCTCCTGCTGGCCGGGCCGCTGCTGCTGCTCCTGCGGCGCAGGGCCCCGGAGGCCATGCTCGGGGCCGTGGCCCTCGTGACGGGCGCCTATTTCGCGCTCGGCTACCCTTTGGGGCCGGCGCCGCTGTCCCTGGCCCTGGCCATCATCCTGGCCACGGCCGCCCGGCGGCGCGTCTTCAGCTGGTCGGTGACGGCCGCCGTCGTCGTTGCCGTGTTCACCTGGGCGCTGCTGCACGGCGGCGAGCAGGGACTCATCCCGGCCACGGCGGCGGCCGCCTGGCTGGTGATCATGGTGCTGATCGGTGAGGCCGTGCGCGCTAACCGGGAGCGGCAGGCAACCCGGCGCGCCCAGGCGGAGGCGCGCAAGCTGCGCGCCCAGGACGAGTACCGGCTGGCCCTGGCCCGGGACATCCACGACGTCGTGGCGCATTCGCTGTCCATGATCAACGTCCGGGCGTCGGTTGCACTGCACTTGGCGGACCGGGATCCAGAGCAGTTGCGCCCGGCCCTGGAGGCGATCAAGACGGCCAGCAAGGAGTCCCTGGTCCAGGTGCGCGAACTGTTGGGCGTGCTGCGCGAGGACGCCCCGCTGTCGCCGCAGCTCACCCTGGCGCAGCTGCCGGAACTCATCGCGGAGGCGCGGCACAGCGGCCTGGACGTGACGCTGGCGTACGACGGCGACGCCGCGGCCCTGTCCGCCAGGCTCGGCCCGGAGCGGCAGGCCGTCATCTACCGGGTGGTCCAGGAAGCGGTCACGAACGCGATCAGGCATTCCGGCGGCGCGCACATCGCGGTCCGGCTGGGGCCGGCCGTGCGGGACACGCTGAACATTGCGGTGGACGACGACGGCGACGGCCGGCAAGGCGCGCCCGAGGGCAACGGGCTGCGCGGGCTCCGCGAACGCGTGGAAGGCGTGGGCGGAAGCGTTGATGTGGTGGAACTGAACCCCGGCCTTGGCATTCGTGTGGCCGTGCCGCTGGGCTCGTCATTGGGCGCGCCGGAAGCGGGCCGGCCGTGA
- a CDS encoding flavin monoamine oxidase family protein, translating into MTEAITMLNPDFPFSYDHYLAHPAGLGSIPDAAHGTEVAIIGAGLSGLVTAYELMKLGLKPVIFESEQIGGRLRTAGFLGAPEVTADLGGMRFPVSGRAFYHYVDKLGLATAEFPNPLSAATSSTVIELAGESHYATTEAELPEFFHEVARAWRAAVNDGASFTQMQDAIRARDTARIKELWNALVPELDEQTFYGFIAASKAFKEAGFGHREAFGQVGFGTGGWDTDFPNSILEILRVVYTDADDAHRSIVGGAQRLPEALWEDAPSNPVFWPEGTSLKSLHGGTPRGAVAKIARAADGSLEVTERWGKVRRFPVVISTCQSWLLSTRINTEESLFAAPMWTAIERSHYMQSSKTFVMVDRPFWKDIDPATGREVMSMTLTDRLNRATYLLDDGPDKPAVILLSYTWNDDALKWLSLDAEERVELMLHSLAQIYPGVDIASHIVSAPITVSWEADPNFMGAFKANLPGHYRYQQRLFTHFDQADLPESQRGIFLAGDDVSWTAGWADGAVTTALNAVWGVVKHVGGAAAPANPGPGDKLAEYGPMTLD; encoded by the coding sequence ATGACTGAAGCCATCACCATGCTGAACCCGGACTTCCCGTTCAGCTACGACCACTACCTCGCCCACCCAGCCGGCCTGGGCAGCATCCCCGACGCCGCCCACGGCACAGAGGTCGCCATCATTGGCGCCGGGCTCTCGGGGCTGGTGACAGCCTACGAGCTCATGAAGCTTGGCTTGAAGCCTGTCATCTTCGAATCCGAACAAATTGGCGGACGGTTGCGGACCGCCGGATTCCTCGGGGCGCCGGAGGTCACGGCGGACCTGGGCGGCATGCGGTTCCCAGTCTCCGGGCGCGCCTTCTACCACTACGTGGACAAGCTGGGGCTGGCAACGGCCGAGTTCCCCAACCCGCTTTCCGCCGCCACCTCCAGCACCGTCATTGAATTGGCAGGGGAATCCCACTACGCCACCACCGAAGCCGAGCTTCCCGAGTTCTTCCACGAGGTGGCACGGGCGTGGCGGGCCGCCGTGAACGACGGGGCATCCTTCACGCAAATGCAGGACGCCATCCGAGCCCGGGACACGGCGCGCATCAAGGAGCTATGGAACGCCCTGGTCCCGGAACTGGACGAGCAGACGTTCTACGGATTCATTGCCGCCAGCAAGGCCTTCAAGGAGGCCGGCTTCGGGCACCGCGAGGCATTCGGGCAGGTGGGCTTCGGCACGGGCGGCTGGGACACCGACTTCCCCAACTCCATCCTGGAGATCCTGCGCGTGGTCTACACCGACGCCGACGACGCCCACCGCAGCATCGTGGGCGGGGCGCAACGGCTCCCCGAGGCGCTGTGGGAGGATGCGCCGTCGAACCCGGTCTTCTGGCCGGAAGGCACCTCGCTGAAATCACTCCACGGCGGCACCCCGCGCGGGGCCGTGGCCAAGATCGCCCGCGCCGCGGACGGGTCGCTGGAGGTCACGGAGCGCTGGGGCAAGGTGCGGCGTTTCCCCGTGGTCATCAGCACCTGCCAGTCCTGGCTGCTCTCCACCCGCATCAACACGGAGGAGTCCCTGTTCGCCGCTCCCATGTGGACGGCCATCGAACGTTCCCACTACATGCAGTCCTCCAAGACGTTCGTCATGGTGGACCGGCCGTTCTGGAAGGACATCGACCCGGCCACGGGGCGCGAGGTCATGTCGATGACGCTCACTGACCGGCTCAACCGGGCCACGTACCTGCTCGACGACGGCCCCGACAAGCCCGCCGTGATCCTGCTGTCCTACACCTGGAACGACGACGCCCTGAAGTGGCTCTCGCTGGACGCCGAGGAACGGGTGGAACTCATGTTGCACTCGCTGGCGCAGATCTACCCCGGCGTGGACATCGCCTCGCACATCGTCAGCGCGCCCATCACCGTCTCCTGGGAGGCGGACCCGAACTTCATGGGAGCTTTCAAGGCTAATCTGCCGGGCCACTACCGCTACCAGCAGCGACTGTTCACGCACTTCGACCAGGCGGACCTGCCGGAGAGCCAGCGCGGCATCTTCCTGGCCGGCGACGACGTCTCCTGGACCGCCGGCTGGGCCGACGGCGCCGTCACGACGGCCCTGAACGCGGTCTGGGGCGTGGTCAAGCATGTGGGCGGCGCCGCTGCGCCGGCCAACCCGGGCCCGGGCGACAAACTGGCCGAGTACGGCCCCATGACCCTGGACTGA
- a CDS encoding bifunctional methylenetetrahydrofolate dehydrogenase/methenyltetrahydrofolate cyclohydrolase → MAQAQILDGKATAAAIKAELTTRVAALAARGITPGLGTILVGSDPGSQWYVAGKHKDCAEVGINSLRVDLPETATQDEVLAAVRQLNEDPACTGYIVQLPLPAHIDQDVVLEAIDPAKDADGLHPMNLGRLVANVNRPMTSPLPCTPKGCIVLLERHGITLNGKHVLVVGRGVTIGRPMGLLLTRRDVNATVTLAHTGTQDLAAELGRADVVIAAAGQPHMIKAADLKPGAIVLDVGVSRVDDGNGKAVVTGDVEPAAANVASWISPNPGGVGPMTRAMLLANVVEAAERA, encoded by the coding sequence GTGGCACAAGCACAAATCCTTGACGGCAAGGCAACCGCCGCCGCCATCAAGGCCGAATTGACCACCCGCGTCGCGGCCCTGGCTGCCCGCGGGATCACGCCGGGCCTTGGCACCATCCTGGTGGGCTCGGACCCGGGCTCCCAGTGGTACGTGGCCGGCAAGCACAAGGATTGCGCCGAGGTGGGCATCAACTCGCTCCGCGTCGACCTGCCCGAAACGGCCACCCAGGACGAGGTCTTGGCAGCTGTTCGCCAGCTCAACGAGGACCCCGCCTGCACCGGCTACATCGTCCAGCTTCCGCTGCCGGCGCACATTGACCAGGACGTGGTGCTCGAAGCCATCGACCCGGCCAAGGACGCCGACGGCCTGCACCCGATGAACCTGGGCCGCCTGGTGGCGAACGTGAACCGCCCCATGACGTCCCCGCTGCCGTGCACGCCCAAGGGCTGCATCGTGCTGCTGGAACGCCACGGCATCACGCTCAACGGCAAGCACGTGCTGGTGGTGGGCCGCGGCGTCACGATCGGCCGGCCCATGGGCCTGCTGCTGACCCGCCGCGACGTCAACGCCACCGTGACCCTGGCCCACACCGGCACGCAGGACCTGGCCGCCGAACTGGGCCGGGCCGACGTGGTCATCGCCGCCGCCGGGCAGCCGCACATGATCAAGGCCGCCGACCTCAAGCCGGGCGCCATCGTGCTCGACGTCGGTGTCAGCCGCGTCGACGACGGCAACGGCAAGGCCGTGGTCACCGGTGACGTGGAGCCCGCAGCCGCCAACGTGGCGAGCTGGATCTCCCCGAACCCGGGCGGCGTGGGTCCCATGACCCGCGCCATGCTGCTCGCCAACGTGGTCGAGGCCGCCGAGCGCGCCTAA
- the alr gene encoding alanine racemase, producing MRQNAPLKSGQPELTTGTVSVDLDAIEHNVAILRKRTRAPHFMAVVKGNAYGHGLLETARSAVAAGADWLGTAQLSEALALRANGITTPILAWLYLATTSGGAITDAVEHDIDVSLGSVAQLDVVAGTATALGRTAFIHLELDSGLSRGGARREDWPALVAAARAAELAGAVTVRGVWTHLAWADVPAHPANTAAVADFETSVQEARDAGLNPALRHVSSSANILARPEFHFDMVRAGLAMYGLSPADHLDPADFGLRPALSVSAPVVLVKQVPAGTGVSYEHQAITHESRYLGLIPLGYADGIPKGISGSSIVMVGGHKVPVIGKVCMDQFMVDLGHETAVRVGDAALLFGDPQAGAASADDWGSAINSHGDEIINRIAPRLQRVYTHGR from the coding sequence ATGAGACAAAATGCACCATTGAAGTCCGGACAGCCGGAGCTTACCACCGGCACGGTCAGCGTCGACCTGGATGCCATCGAACACAACGTGGCGATCCTGCGCAAGCGCACCCGGGCGCCGCACTTCATGGCCGTGGTCAAGGGCAACGCCTACGGCCACGGCCTGCTGGAGACGGCCAGGTCCGCCGTCGCCGCCGGTGCGGACTGGCTTGGCACGGCCCAGCTGTCGGAGGCCCTGGCGCTGCGGGCCAACGGCATCACCACCCCCATCCTGGCGTGGCTGTACCTGGCCACCACCTCGGGCGGCGCCATCACGGACGCCGTCGAGCACGACATCGACGTCTCCCTGGGCAGCGTGGCCCAGCTTGATGTGGTGGCCGGCACCGCCACGGCATTGGGCCGGACGGCGTTCATCCACCTGGAGCTGGACAGCGGCCTGAGCCGCGGCGGCGCCCGTCGCGAAGACTGGCCCGCCCTCGTGGCCGCGGCGCGGGCGGCAGAGCTGGCGGGGGCGGTCACGGTCCGCGGTGTCTGGACGCACCTGGCCTGGGCCGACGTGCCGGCACACCCCGCCAACACGGCCGCCGTCGCCGACTTTGAAACGTCCGTGCAGGAGGCCCGCGACGCCGGATTGAACCCCGCGTTGCGGCACGTCTCCAGCTCCGCGAACATCCTGGCCCGGCCGGAATTCCACTTCGACATGGTCCGCGCCGGACTGGCCATGTACGGCTTGTCCCCCGCAGACCACCTGGACCCCGCCGATTTCGGCCTGCGCCCGGCCCTGTCCGTCTCCGCCCCCGTGGTGCTGGTCAAGCAGGTGCCGGCCGGTACCGGCGTCAGTTACGAACACCAGGCCATCACGCACGAATCCAGGTACCTGGGCCTGATCCCGCTCGGTTACGCCGACGGCATTCCCAAGGGCATCTCCGGCAGCAGCATCGTCATGGTGGGCGGCCACAAGGTTCCCGTGATCGGCAAGGTCTGCATGGACCAGTTCATGGTGGACCTGGGCCACGAGACGGCCGTCCGGGTGGGCGATGCCGCACTGCTGTTTGGCGACCCGCAGGCCGGGGCGGCCAGCGCCGACGATTGGGGCTCGGCCATCAACAGCCACGGTGACGAAATCATCAACCGGATCGCACCCCGGCTCCAGCGGGTGTACACGCATGGCCGTTAA